ATATAACTCCCTCTATAGTTAGCATTCTCTCTATTTTGAAGGGTTAACCTGGAAATATCAAGAGCATAAAAAACTCCGCTAGAGTAATCTCTAGCGGAGTTTTTATGATATCTAATTCTAGAATGCTGAAGTCCATCCCGCATCGGCAGCGAGGACTGCTCCGTTTACAAAACTGGAATCATCTGAAGCCAGGAATAACGCAACTTGTGCGATTTCTTCAGGTGAACCTACACGAGGAATTACAGCCTGTGTTAGTTGAGTGCGGCTCATGCCGAACTCATTAATATTTTTCATAGAAGCACTAATGTTAGTGGCAGTAGCTCCTGGTGCGATGGCATTACAACGAATGCCTTTGTTGGCATACATAAAAGCTGTATTTTTCGTCAAGCCTACTACTGCATGTTTGGAGGCAGTATAAGTTGCTCCAGCATGAGCACCACTTACGCCACCTGTAGAAGCGGTATTCACAATAACGCCCTTTCCTTTTTCGAGGAAAATAGGTAGCGCTTTACGTGTGGACCGCATTACACTTTTGGTATTGATGTCAAAGATAAGATCCCATCTCTCATCATTAATATCACCAACTGGCTCAAAGCCGTCCATAATACCCGCATTATTCACTAGTATATCTAGTGTTCCATATTCATTTACTGCGGTATCAATCATGTTATTGATGTCTTCAACTAGCGCAACATTCACTTTCAACGCCTTAGCTACTCCACCATTACTAACGATTCCTGCTGCGACTTGTTCTGCACCTTCGAGGTTAAGATCGGCTACAATCACTTTTGCACCTTCTTTAGCGTACAACTCTGCGATTGATTTCCCCATTCCTGAGGCTGCTCCGGTAACAACTGCAACTCTGTCTTGAAGTTTCATGTTGGAAGTCTCCTTTACGTTTATCTATAATGTAAGTATTAATACAAGCAAAAACGCCTTCGGTGTCCTTAATGGGACGGTAAGCGTATATGCGAGAAATATAAGGATAAAGTATAGCGTGAAACTTATACTTCCTTATATTTTATAAAATCTCTAAATCACTTAAAATTTATTCTACTCAAGTTTAATCTTCTGCAATTTAACTATCAATATACAAATGAGACATCAAATGTTCATAAATAAATATAACTTGGAATTGTGTTGAAATAGGAATAGAAAATAGACAGTTAGGTGGTCTTCTGTTGCTTAAAAATCGAAGAACAAGTAAATCGAGGAAAGAACTAAAAAATGCATTGATATTACTCATGGAAAAAAAGAATTTCCGCACTATTACGATAACCGATATTGTTACCCTAGCCGATTT
This Paenibacillus sp. FSL R5-0345 DNA region includes the following protein-coding sequences:
- a CDS encoding SDR family oxidoreductase; the encoded protein is MKLQDRVAVVTGAASGMGKSIAELYAKEGAKVIVADLNLEGAEQVAAGIVSNGGVAKALKVNVALVEDINNMIDTAVNEYGTLDILVNNAGIMDGFEPVGDINDERWDLIFDINTKSVMRSTRKALPIFLEKGKGVIVNTASTGGVSGAHAGATYTASKHAVVGLTKNTAFMYANKGIRCNAIAPGATATNISASMKNINEFGMSRTQLTQAVIPRVGSPEEIAQVALFLASDDSSFVNGAVLAADAGWTSAF